The Pontibacillus halophilus JSM 076056 = DSM 19796 genomic sequence GTTGTCCAAGTTGCACAGCCTCTTACATATTGTTCTTCTAAGGCAATGGTAAATGTAATCGGATGTTCGTTCACTTTCTTTGTGTAAGTAGCGGATGGGGAAGAGCTTGTAGCTTGTCGATACAATTCTCCTTCTAATTGATGAAGGACTTCTGTTTCAATGTGTAAGGCTTCCATTTCTTTATGAAGAGTGACGGCCACTGGCAATAGTGAGCTTGTCACAATCAAGAAGATATTTAATGACAACATGGATTCTACAAATGAAAAGCCATGTTCACGGTTTGACGTAAAATCGGGATGAGCCGAACGGAAATACAAGTGTATGCTCCTTTCCATGATTAGAAATCTTCATCGTACCCGGCTTTTGAATCGTGCCAGATTCGTTGTAATGGATTGGGTTTGTAAGCGTTAGAAACCGAATAGAAGTAGAAGACGGGATTTCACGCTCATAAAGTTTCTTAGTCCCTTGGTAGACAGCATAAGCATCCTTTGAAAAGTAAATGCGATGGTAATGGGATTCAGCAATTGATTGCTGCTGAACGGCTAATAAATCATCTTCAAGTTGTTGGATAAATAAGTTGAGGCGTTGTTTATCAAGTAACTGTAAGCCAATATGAACCGTAAGTGACAAGGTTGTAATAAGGATGAACAAAACAACTGACATTTCCACGAAAGTAAATCCCCGTTCAGAACGTTTCATCAAGAGGTGGGTGACTGACTAGCCTTTACCGTACCGTCAGCCCCAATGACTAGTTGTTCTCCTCCAGGACAAGTATCTTGTTCAATGTAATCGCCTTCCACTAAATTTGATAAGGTAGGCAATGTTCCATCATGCTCCATCTTATATGCTTGAACTTGTGCTTCTGTAAGCTTGATCATCGCCTTACAACTCTGACCTTCAACTGATTTATTATTTGATGTAATACTCGGAATGGTGATTAAGAGCAGGGTGGAGATGATCATTAGAACGATAAGCATCTCGATTAAAGTGAATCCATTTTTCTTCATGAATCTACATCCTCTCAAGTTAAAAGTTGTTCATCCACTGGAACAGCGGCATCATAATCGCTAAATAGATGCTGATAATCGAAGCGCCACACATGATCATAAAGATAGGCTGGATGAATGTCATCCCTTTCACAATTGAACCCTCCAGTTGAGTCATGATTAATTCTGCATACGTCTCCAAATCTTCATCTAACTGCCCATCCTGTTCATTTCGTGAGAAGACCTCTGAAAGTGTAGGGTGGAGAAGGGCACAAGAGGTCAGTGCTATAGGGAGGCGGACACCATTTTCAAGTTGTTGTAGAATTTGATACGTGTAATGCTTAAGGGCTGGATAATGGGGCTGCCGTTCCATAACAGCTAACGTACGTTGTGCAGATAATCCTGTTCTTGATAGTGCGCTATAA encodes the following:
- the comGD gene encoding competence type IV pilus minor pilin ComGD, whose amino-acid sequence is MKRSERGFTFVEMSVVLFILITTLSLTVHIGLQLLDKQRLNLFIQQLEDDLLAVQQQSIAESHYHRIYFSKDAYAVYQGTKKLYEREIPSSTSIRFLTLTNPIHYNESGTIQKPGTMKISNHGKEHTLVFPFGSSRFYVKP
- the comGC gene encoding competence type IV pilus major pilin ComGC, producing the protein MKKNGFTLIEMLIVLMIISTLLLITIPSITSNNKSVEGQSCKAMIKLTEAQVQAYKMEHDGTLPTLSNLVEGDYIEQDTCPGGEQLVIGADGTVKASQSPTS